The following nucleotide sequence is from Vulpes lagopus strain Blue_001 chromosome 1, ASM1834538v1, whole genome shotgun sequence.
AGCACTGGATACAGAGCTCCTCAATCAGAAAGCAGAACATGGAGCCCTGAATGTCCCTCATCTCTCTAAGTACATTCTCAACATGATGACTTTGCTGTGCGCACCAGTTCGAGACGAAGCAGTACAGAATCTAGAGAACATTACGGACCCTGTTTGGTTACTGAGGTGTGAAACTTGGCTGCTGTCCTTGGAAACCTGCCTCAGCCCCTGGGCCAGGAAAAGCAGGGCCAGACACTCGATTACAACCCCTGTCTTGGCTGGCTCTTCCCTCCTGAAGACCTGAGCATTGTTCTCTTTGCTCTTCACTGACCTGttagcttcttttttttgtcCCAAAGATGGCCTTAGGTTGGTCGGGCCTCCTACATCATATCATAAAACGTTAGAGTATGTGATCCTTCCAAGGTATTCAAATACCCTGTCCCCACATTTTTTCATTGCAGTTTATACAGCATGAGGGGACAGGGATGGGAGGCTATCCCTACTTAATAGCTGTAGAAACCAAGACCCAGAAAATTAGAAGAAGGGTGGGGGGACAAGCGATTGGCCTAGAAATTGCTTCAGATACAGCATCACCTATAATCCCTCTTTCCAGACAGATTAATTAGCATGCCGGTGTGTTTCCTTTCTCTGAcgctaccttttaaaaaagacaatagaacGATCCTGTGGAAAGAGCTAGCCTGGAGGCTTCAAGTTCCAGAGACTTCTCTGTTCCTTGCTCTGCCATCACTTACTCTGGGGCCTCGGGTCCACAGCACCATCTTTTGTAAATTTAGGAGATGGGACTAATTTTCAAGCCCCTTCTAACTCTGGAATACAGTGATTTAATGACACTTCCCTCTCGCTGGATTTCCTTtcatggtatattttattttcttttatgtcagAGGGATCTTCCAGGTTCTGGGGCTGATGAAAATGGACATGGTGAACTACACTATCCAGAGCCTTCAGCCTCACCTGCAGGAACATTCCATCCAGCACGAACGGGCTACGTTCCAGGAACTCCTCAATAAACAGCCAAGTATGTAAATAACTTGAGGGCAGAAGTGAGAAGATGTGATCTTGTTTGGATCTGGCTTCTGTGATGTTAGAGAATACTCTGTCTCTTGGGAACAGAAGTTTCTTCCTCAGGTGGGGTTGGAGTGGGGGAGACCGAAGAGTTGTCTAAAACAAACCGCTCCGCCTTCCCCCCAaccaaagcatttatttattgacCAGGAGCAGATCTTGAAAAGAACGTTAGTCTTGAAGCTTTAGGAACGTGGATGCTGAAGATGCCTGCCCACCCTCTTCCTACCCTAGGTCTCCTAGATCACACCACCAAGTGGCTGACCCAAGCAGCAGCAGACCTCACCATGCCACTCCCGACTTGCTCCGACACTTTGGACTCCACCAGTATGGCCTCCTCCTCCCCGAACGAGGCAGTCAGCAGCCCAGAGCCCCTTAGCCCTACAATGGTGCTATCGCAGGGTTTCCTGAACCTCCTTCTCTGGGACCCGGAAAATGAAGAGTTCCCTGAGGTAGGCCTGTGGAGGGCATCACCTGACAGTGTACTCGGCTCTCCTCATGACCCTCCCCTCCTGACGGCCTCTTCTTCCTGGCTTCCCCAGACGCTGCTGATGGACAGGACCCGGCTGCAGGAGCTGGAGTCCCAGTTGCACCAGTTGACCATCCTGGCCTCAGTTCTGCTAGTGGCCAGTAGTTTCTCAGGCAGTGTTTTGTTTGGCTCACCTCAGTTTGTGGATAAGCTGAAACATATAACCAAAGACCTGATGGAGGAGTTTAAGTCCAGGTGAgatgcatggattttttttttcttttagaggagATGACAGTATGTGGTGTGAAGACAGAGGTAGGTACTAAATGATTGCTTACATTCCACCACAGGTCACAGAGACTTGCACCATCTACAGAGATTGTTGAGGTCCTTCTGTGACAGTCTTGAGACTtgtgacaaaggaaaataaagctttCTTCCAAAGAGGGTAGCATGGAAGACAGTTTAGTACAAAATGAGTCATGATCTTGTTTGCCACAAAGCAGTCATTATCTCCTTGAGTGGATGGTGGTGGCCTGGTCTTAGGTGTATCCAGGAAGTGGAAAGCCAGTCAGCAATGTTGATTGAACATCCACTGGGTGGAGGGTGTCACgccaaaggaaaaaaggaatcgGAAGGCCAGAGTGGTCACTGTCATTGGTGACAGTAGGACCAATGACCATGGAAAATGTCcaagaaagtcttaaaaatgtatatatacacatatataaataaattccaCAGGGCTAAAGAATTGAGTGGATACCAAACTCTTACCCAGagttgattttataatttatcttgttttctAAGAAGTAGAACATGGTATCATATATAGAGAGTAGTCAGGATCTGGAGCATAGCAGTGAGGATGGTGAACCTACCCACTTATAGGGactggggtgagggcagggagaTGACTGAGAGTCTCCCTCAAATGGGCCCAGCTTTTGGCATGGAGCTTCCCTGGCTCTGTGGCTCTGGGTCTGTGGCATTGCCATCTGCTGGGTCCCAGCTTACTCTCCTTCATGGTCTAGGCCTGAGGAGGCTCTGCAGACTGTGAGTGAACAGGTGTCTCAGGAAATCCATCAAAGCCTCAAGAACATGGGCCTTGCTGCTCTGAGCGGTGACAACGCAGCATCTCTGATAGGACAGCTCCAGAACATTGCCAAGAAGGAAAATTGTGTCCGCAGTGTCATTGGTGAGCGTGACCatggcagtggtgagagtgtTTTGGGGAGAGGTAGATCCCATCCCTGGAAGTCAGTTACTGAACCATTTAATGATAGAAAGCATGATTACTAGTCAAGTCACTTGTTTAGGCTTTAGTTTTTTCAAAATGCTGggttgaaaatatatttctttcagtttagtttttttaaagattttatttatttattagtgagacacagagagagagagaaagagagaggcagagacacaggtagagggagaagcaggctccatgcagggagcccgacgtgggactcgatctggggtctccaggatcatgccctggactgaaggcagcgctaaaccactgagccaccagggctgccctatttctttcAGTTTAAAGACTGATTCTAGTTCTAAGGAATGTTTGCACCCAGGATTCATGACTTCTGGGTATGACATCCTGTTCAACCAACCTGGTTAAGTCATCCCTGGCCTTCTGGGTCATTTTCTGATTAGTCCAAGACATGACATAGCCCTCACCTACCAGCAACAAGAAACTGATGCTGAATCAGCTAGAGGACATGTTCCCGCAGCAAGGACTCATCCCTGTTGGAATGGACAGCATGAACCTGACCTTCCTCTTAACCTCAGCCATCCAAAGCATCAGTCTAAGATCCTTCATGTTAGATACTCACTCAAGATCTACTGGTGGAGGCTTAAGTCATCTTTTGACTAGTCAGGAATTTACTAGCCCACTAGTCTGTGACCTTTGCTTTGTCCTTGGGAGCTAGATAGCATCCCCCTTCTGGAGCAACACAAATTTCCTTATCTCCAGGTGAGTGGGTAGGCTAGTGAATATCTTGGTTAACTTAGAACTTGAGTGAGTGGAGTGTAGAGGCGGTGTTGCTTCCTGAAAGTTGTTTGCTCACTGTCTTATCCTGCTCATAGATCAGCGGATCCACCTGTTTCTCAAATGCTGTTTGGTCCTCGGTGTGCAGAGATCTCTCTTAGACCTCCCTGGAGGCCTCACTGTCATCGAAGCAGAACTGGCGGAACTAGGCCAAAAGTTTGTCAGCCTAACGCATCACAATCAGAAAGTGTTTGGCCCCTACTACACAGAGATCCTAAAAACCCTAATccctccagcccaggccctggaCACAGAGGTGGAGTCCGTCTGAATGCACCAGCTCACAGCCCTGGCCCCTGGATCCCAGGAGAGAAGCTCATCATTCTCCGGGGTGGCTGACCAGTGACCGTCAGAGCAGgaagccctcctccctcctgcagctGGCACACCAGGGCTGTAGCAAGCAGCGTGTAAATACCCGCTGGCCCAAACTCACTAATAAACTTCTGAACCCCAGGCAAACCTCCACTCCTCCTGTGCTGTGGCTGTGTCTGGGCCCTGTGCCCTGAGCCCCCGACTAGCCAAGAAGCCAGAAGACCCCCAGTCTTCCTCCACAGGCTGGGCACTCCCTCTGGCATGTGGAGCTGAGaagctgagacacccaggcccTAGTGTTCTTAAGGGTAAAACATttatctcagggttctgagaagCCTGTAGAGGTATCCAAAGTGTGAGTATAAGGGCTTCTCTGAAAGCCAGAAATTGATTTTGTCCAGTTCAGCTCAGGATTGGGCATGTGAACAAAGTTATTGGAAACTTCATTTCTAGGACCAGATTCCCCTGAAGGTTTCCAATGATGCagtaagaaatcaagaaatagtaAGAGGCTCAGCTGCTGCTTCTGTGGGTGGATCTGTGGGGAGCAAGAGCAGGGGCGCAGACTAAGGGCACAGGGATGAGTGTTGGCTGTGAGCCAGCGATTCATAGAGGGTGGGTCTTGGGGTTCCTGGGACTCCTCTCCAGCAGTCAAGGGGTGGGCTTGGACGGTTTGCTCTGTGATTGACTTCCATCATGTCTGCAGTTGGTCCTATCCTACGACTGTGCCAGTTTCCTGTTCCCTCGTCTCTAAGCTTAGACACCCCGCTCTGACAGGCCAAGTGGGCACTTAAAGGTGCTTcagcctctgtcctcctcccctcttccaggCTGGGACTCTCTTGGTTGGTTCTGGGGAGGGCCAGCCCTTGCCTCCTGGCACTGGAGAGATGCAGCCTACCCTCCTCCGGCTGACTGCAAGCCAACCAGTCCCATCTAGGGTGGCAAGGTGAGGAACATGTTGCCCTTAGGCTTGGCTCCTTTTAAATATCAGTCAAGGGGAAATGAACATTCCCTTATGGGCTGTCAAGGTAATGTGAAGGGAACAATGTTCTTACCATTTTGAGATTGGAGGGAGCCAGGTGTGACACAGAATCCAGAAAGGACGCAGAAGAGGCATCTGAGTTCCATCAGCCCCGGGTTTGTTCTTAACTGACTTCCTTTCTAGAAGGAGAACCCAGAAGGGGGATGCAGCCGGGTCACCAGAGTGGCTGTGACAGGCTGGAGGGCCTGGAGAGACCCCCTCAGGATGGGGAAGCCTAGGAAAAGGGCGTGTTTCATCAACAGCAAAACTTGCCCAGATGGGTTCTCCGATCTGCAATGATGGGTTTGAATTTCTTAAAAGCCCAGAtcttagggatgtctgggtggctcagtggttgagtgtctgcctttggctcaggcatgatcctggggtcccaggatcgagtcccacatcgggctccccacagggagcctagcctgcttctccctctgcctgtgtctttgcatctctctctctgtttctcatgaataaaatctttttaaaaaaaatccacagtttGGAAGCCTCTTCATAGAGGCAGAGGTGCTCTGCAGGGACATCTATGAGAAGGACTGCTGGGCAGTGGCTGCAGACACTGAGCGGACAGTGGAACCTTGCTTTATGCTTCATTGTTAAGATCTGGAATGACCCATTTCTTACaaattttgagttgattttcttGTGCTTCCACACAGAGGAGACAGGGATCCTGAATAAGGAAAGCTATTTTCCTAAATAACGAAAGCTAGCTCCATTTCGTCTTGCCCCTGGCTTGacggatatatatttttaacattgtggggaaaatacacataaaatttaccatagaacattttcattacttcaAAAGGAAATCACATACCCATTAACCTCTCACTTTTTATTCTTCCCTCCTCCGAGCCTCTGGCACCCACTactctgctttttgtttcaatgaattttttttcttaaaggtttatttgagagagagagagagcacacgcaggtgcacatgtgcacaccagcaggaaaggggcagagggagagcgagaagctcaagcagactccctgttgactgcagagcccgacatggggcttgatcccatgcccctgagatcatgacctgagctgaaaccaagagtctgacactcaaccaactgaaccacccaggcaaccctcacCTTTTGGCTTTTTGTGAATAGTGCTcctgtgaatatttgtgtacggtataagtttttgtttgaataCTTATTTTCAGTGCTTTTGAGTATgttatacccagaaatggaattggtGGGTTGTATGGTATTTCTTGGTTTACTGAGAAACTACTAACCTGTTTTacacagtggctgcatcatttttacattcccaccagcagtgtgtgaggaGTTCCAGTGTCTTCACATTTCCActaacactgatttttttctttaaattacagAAATTTTGGTGGGTGTGAAGTGaaatctcactgtggtttgatttgcatttccctgatagttAATGATCTTGGGcatcttttaatgttttcttggGTGTTTGTATCTCTTCTGGGGGAAGATGTTTATTTTagttcccccctcccctttttttaagattttatttattcaggagagagaggaagagatacaggcagagggagaagcaggcctcctgtggggagcctgatgtgggactagatcctgggactccagggatcatgccctgggcagaaggcagactctcaaacccctgagccacccaggcatccctgcccatttttgaattgggtttttttgttgttaggttgtagtagttctttatattttctggatagtAGACCCTTGGTAggtaaatgatttgcaaatatattctcctgtTCTGTGGatactttctttactttctttatagtgtcctttgatgcacaaaagttttaattttgatgaagtccaatttattaagtttcctttttatggattgtgcttttgccATCAAGCTTAGGAACTCTGTGCTTGGCCCtagatcttaaatatttccttattattattatttttatttattcatagacacacacacacacacacacacacacacacagaggcagagacacaggcagagggagaagcaggctccatacaggaagcctgatgcaggactcgatttggggtctccaggatcacatcccaggctgcagctggcgctaaaccgctgcgccaccggtgCTGCTCAGATTTCCTCCTATGTTTTTTTTGCTAAAAGttgtttagttttgtgttttacatttaagtttatgATCCATTTAGAGTTAATTTTCTGTAAGGCATGAGACTTGGTTGAGTTACTTTGTTTTCCCCCACTTGTCTATGGATGTCCAATTGCTTcagtatcatttattgaaaaggctaCCTTTCCTCTCTTGTTTTTGCATTTAATAAGGTtggtgtgggcagccccggtggtgcagcggtttagcactgcctacagcccggggtgtgatcctggaggcccgggatcgagtcccacgttgggcatggagtctgcctgtgtctctgcctctctctctctctgaataaacaaataaattaaaaaaaaaataaggttggtGTATTTGTCTGGGtctctttctgggttttctattccattccactGATTTATGTGCCTGTCTCTCTTCCATGCAACACAGTATTGATTACTGTAACtatataataagtcttgaaattgaGTAGAatgattcttcccattttattctttttcagtgttttttttttttttaagcaattctagtttctttgcctttctaTGGACTAATCTTGTCTATATCTACCAAAAAAATACAAccttgctggaattttgatagatattatATTAAACCTGTgtatcaatttggggagaattgacatttttactAAGTTGAAAGTTCCAGTCCATGAGTATGGTATATCTCTCAAGTTATTTAGATCTTTTTTGAGTCTTTCATCAGGactgtgtagatttttttttaagttttatttttttttagtaatctcaacacccagaatttacaatcctgagatcaagagtcacatgctcttctgactgagccagccaggaaccccaggactgtgtagtttttattatttaagtctGGAACATGTTAGATTTACatctaagattttcttttttgtgtgtgtgattacaaatggtgttttatttttaattgtggtgtCCACATGTTCATTTCTACAAATAGAATGGACTTCTGcatgtttattttacattctgTGATCTTAACTCATTCTCATAATTTTCTTGtagattctttggaattttctacatagataatcatgTGATCTGCAGATAGGgacagatttatttcttttctgatattgatgcctattatttccttttcttgccttattgcactgacAGAACTCCCAGAATTTTAAGACTGATAATAGTAGAATCCCTTCCTTGTTCCTAGTTTTAAGAGGAAAACATTCAGTTTTTCACCAAGAAATATAATATTGGTTGTAggtttttgtaaatgttcttaATCAAGTTGAAGAAATCCCTGTCTGTGTTAAGTACCACAAATTTAATGTCTCGAGACAAGGCAAATTTATTATCTACAGTTCTGGGTGTGAGAAGTCCACAGTGAATCTTACAGGCTAAAATTAAGGTGTAGGCCGAGCTGCATGAGGCTCTAGGGAGGAATTAGTTTCCTATGGTAGCTGCAACCAATTcacacaaactgagtggcttaacaaaaccagaaatataGTCTTTCACAGTTCGGAAGGTCAGAAATCAAACTGTGGGGAAAGCTGTGCTACCACTGGAGActttaggggagaatctgttcttgCTTCTTCTAGCTTCTAGtggctgctggcattccttggcttgtggctgcattaCTCTAATGTCTGCTGCCATGGTCACATGGAGTTACATGATCTTCTGTGTGTATCTAaactccttctgcctctctcttacaaGGATACTTATGACTGGATTTAAGGCCCATCCACataatccagggtaatctccCCATTACAAGATTGAATCAGATTTGCAAATTATCTTTTGCCATTTAAGGTAACATAATCATAGGTTCTGTTGactaggatgtggacatctttagGGAGCTATTATTCACcctctatttccattttcttgagagtttttttttttttcatgaatgggtgttgaattttgtcagtgTTTTTCTCTGCATCAATAGAtaatgggaatttttttctttagattgttAATATGTCAGATTATATTGACTGATCTTCAAGTATTGACCAGCCTTGTATCCTCAGAATTAATTTCCTTTAGTTATAGTGTATAATTcttgttatatatatttgaattcttttttagaaaaatattttattgggacgcctgggtggctcagtggttgagcatctgccttcggctcaggttgtgatcttggggtctggggattgagtcccgcatcaggctccctatggggatcttgcttctccctctctctgtgtttctgcttctttctctctatgtctatcatgaagaaataaaatcttaaagattttatttatttgacagtgcacatgcacgcacaaaCAGGGGGatcagcaggcagagagagagggagaagcaggctccctgatgagcagaggcatggggctccatcccaggaccctggtatcataacctgggccaaaggcagatgcttaatggattgagccacccaggtgcccctatatatctgaattctgtttgctattattttgggtttttaaaaaatattttatttatttatttattcatgagagacatgggggggtgcagagacacgggcagaggcagaagcaggctccatgcagggagcccgatgtgggactcgatcccaggtctccaggatcacaccctgggctgaaggcggacgctcaaccgctgagccacccagggatcccctgtttgctactattttgttactgatttttttgtgCCTATACTCATGGGGTGTATTAATCcatagggtctttttttttttttttttttgtactttggtttagtatcagggtaatactagcTCATtgaatgaattaggaagtgttcctcctcttctgtcttctgGAACAGATTGTGTAGTGTTGGGTGTTAagtattctttaaacatttggtaggaGTCTCCAGTgaatttatctggttttggaaatttttaaaaattatagatccAATATTTATAATGCTATTTGAATTATCTATTTCACATTGAGTGAGTTATGGTAGTATAtaatttttgaggaattggtCTATTTTGTCTAAATTCCCAAATTTATGTGTAGGGTTGTGCAAAGTACTCACATCCTTTTGGTGTTTATAGGGTCTTTAGTGAGTCCTTTTTTCATTCCTAAAATtggtaatctctctctctctctctctttttttttttttttggtcagtttgGCTAcaggtttgtcagttttattggtcatttcatttaaaaacctCTGCTTCATTGATACTTTCCcaatttttgtgtttcattttcattgatttgggttttttttaaagattttatttacttattcatgagagacacacagagagaagcagagacataggcagagggagaagcaggctccaggcagggaacccgatgtgggactcaatcctgggacaccaggatcacaacctgagtcgaaggagacactcaaccactaagccccccaggcgtTTCCgttgatttgtttttatctttacttttctttccttttccttgctttggctttattctctttttttcaaggCTCTTGAGGATAGAGGCTTAGCCTATTGATTTaagacttttcttctttcccaatgtatgcatttatttagtGCTGTGAATTTCCCTCTTGGTACTACTTTACCttgtcccacaaattttgatttgTGTACATTTGTGTACATTTTCATTCAGTGTAATGTATATTCTGATTTCCCTTGAGGCTTTCTTTTTGACTCATGTGTTTTGTAGAAGTGTATTTATTACAAATGTTTAGAGAACTTCCTGTTATCTTCATGTTACTGATTTTTACTTTGATTCTGTTGTTGTTCAAGAACACATTGTATatgatttctaattcttttaaatttgttgaggtttgttctGTGGCCCAGGATCAGTTTATCTCGGTATGTGTGGGCACTTGAAAACAATGTGCATTCTGCTTTTGTGGCCAAACTGTTTTATAAATATCAGTGAGATCCTGTTGGTCGATGGTGTTGGGTTCTAAAATATCCTTGACGATCTTCTCTCTAGTTGTTCTATCAGTTGTTGATAGTCTCTAGTTGAGTTGAAGTCTCCAGCTCTATTTATTGTATTCGTCTTCTCAGGCTGCCGTACAAATtaaccatagactgggtggcttaaaaaacaaaactttgtttcTCACGgttggaagctgggaagtcccaGACTGACAGGGTCAGTTTCTGACAAGGACTCACTTCCTGGCTTGTGGATGGGACGGTTCCCATTATGTCCTCCTGGGTCTTCCCACTGTGCCTGTGTCTGGagatctccctctcccttccctgccctccccccgcctGCAAGGCCAGCAGTCCAGCTGGACTGGGACCTCACCCCTAGGAGCTcctttaaccttaattacctcctaaaagcTCTATCTTCAAGtacagccccccgccccgccccgggttAGGGCTTCACCCtaggaattttggggggacacattTCTGCCTGCAGTGTTTATGGATCTGTCCACTTCCCTTTTCAGTTCAGTCAGGTTTTTGCTCTGTGTACTTGGCAGTCCTGGTGTTTGGCGCTCTGCCCTGTATTGTTAGGTGACGCTCCCTCTCTCTTGTAATTTTCTCCCGCCCTGAAGTCTATGAGATACTAACACCACCACGCCTGCTCTCCTTTGATTGAGGTTTGTGTTATgtctctttttctatccttttgctCTCGGcctgtttatattattatttgcgGTGTGTTTCTTGAGAGCatatagttcatatttttaaatttactctgCCAATCTCTTTTAATTGGTGTTTTTAGACCATTTAATTAGGTGTAATTTTGATGTTAGTGCTTACATGTGccattttttgtttcctggttATTCTGTtctcatatttgtatttttttctgacttcctttgagttacttgaaaaaaaagtgaCACTTTTTGATTTACTCATAGtgtttttgagtttatctctttGTGTAACTTTTTTGGCGTCTTCCCTA
It contains:
- the TCP11 gene encoding T-complex protein 11 homolog isoform X2 — encoded protein: MPDVEEKMPLTDPGDAECRSCKPETSAATREDPSGVEDAPACLIDTVDDVSKLSNKVGKNRGLHMEEKVSPPSSLEDKIKETMHNAFWNHLKEQLSATPPDFSCALELLKEIKEILLSLLLPRQSRLRSEIEEALDTELLNQKAEHGALNVPHLSKYILNMMTLLCAPVRDEAVQNLENITDPVWLLRGIFQVLGLMKMDMVNYTIQSLQPHLQEHSIQHERATFQELLNKQPSLLDHTTKWLTQAAADLTMPLPTCSDTLDSTSMASSSPNEAVSSPEPLSPTMVLSQGFLNLLLWDPENEEFPETLLMDRTRLQELESQLHQLTILASVLLVASSFSGSVLFGSPQFVDKLKHITKDLMEEFKSRSADPPVSQMLFGPRCAEISLRPPWRPHCHRSRTGGTRPKVCQPNASQSESVWPLLHRDPKNPNPSSPGPGHRGGVRLNAPAHSPGPWIPGEKLIILRGG
- the TCP11 gene encoding T-complex protein 11 homolog isoform X1, yielding MPDVEEKMPLTDPGDAECRSCKPETSAATREDPSGVEDAPACLIDTVDDVSKLSNKVGKNRGLHMEEKVSPPSSLEDKIKETMHNAFWNHLKEQLSATPPDFSCALELLKEIKEILLSLLLPRQSRLRSEIEEALDTELLNQKAEHGALNVPHLSKYILNMMTLLCAPVRDEAVQNLENITDPVWLLRGIFQVLGLMKMDMVNYTIQSLQPHLQEHSIQHERATFQELLNKQPSLLDHTTKWLTQAAADLTMPLPTCSDTLDSTSMASSSPNEAVSSPEPLSPTMVLSQGFLNLLLWDPENEEFPETLLMDRTRLQELESQLHQLTILASVLLVASSFSGSVLFGSPQFVDKLKHITKDLMEEFKSRPEEALQTVSEQVSQEIHQSLKNMGLAALSGDNAASLIGQLQNIAKKENCVRSVIDQRIHLFLKCCLVLGVQRSLLDLPGGLTVIEAELAELGQKFVSLTHHNQKVFGPYYTEILKTLIPPAQALDTEVESV
- the TCP11 gene encoding T-complex protein 11 homolog isoform X3, with amino-acid sequence MEEKVSPPSSLEDKIKETMHNAFWNHLKEQLSATPPDFSCALELLKEIKEILLSLLLPRQSRLRSEIEEALDTELLNQKAEHGALNVPHLSKYILNMMTLLCAPVRDEAVQNLENITDPVWLLRGIFQVLGLMKMDMVNYTIQSLQPHLQEHSIQHERATFQELLNKQPSLLDHTTKWLTQAAADLTMPLPTCSDTLDSTSMASSSPNEAVSSPEPLSPTMVLSQGFLNLLLWDPENEEFPETLLMDRTRLQELESQLHQLTILASVLLVASSFSGSVLFGSPQFVDKLKHITKDLMEEFKSRPEEALQTVSEQVSQEIHQSLKNMGLAALSGDNAASLIGQLQNIAKKENCVRSVIDQRIHLFLKCCLVLGVQRSLLDLPGGLTVIEAELAELGQKFVSLTHHNQKVFGPYYTEILKTLIPPAQALDTEVESV
- the TCP11 gene encoding T-complex protein 11 homolog isoform X4, with protein sequence MPDVEEKMPLTDPGDAECRSCKPETSAATREDPSGVEDAPACLIDTVDDVSKLSNKVGKNRGLHMEEKVSPPSSLEDKIKETMHNAFWNHLKEQLSATPPDFSCALELLKEIKEILLSLLLPRQSRLRSEIEEALDTELLNQKAEHGALNVPHLSKYILNMMTLLCAPVRDEAVQNLENITDPVWLLRGIFQVLGLMKMDMVNYTIQSLQPHLQEHSIQHERATFQELLNKQPSLLDHTTKWLTQAAADLTMPLPTCSDTLDSTSMASSSPNEAVSSPEPLSPTMVLSQGFLNLLLWDPENEEFPETLLMDRTRLQELESQLHQLTILASVLLVASSFSGSVLFGSPQFVDKLKHITKDLMEEFKSSPGPGHRGGVRLNAPAHSPGPWIPGEKLIILRGG